In Salisediminibacterium beveridgei, one DNA window encodes the following:
- the rpoE gene encoding DNA-directed RNA polymerase subunit delta, with the protein MNKDQIQEVAMVELAATLLEETQQAFEYHDLLKKVGDIKGYSEEDLMQRISNLYTDMSLDGRFVNLGNARWGLRSWYPFDQTEEELSAEASKERKRRAKERQEEEDLFDDEAEDFDEFEDLEDELDDLANEEDAGDYDELDDTPDSSYPADELNDESEFEDEEEK; encoded by the coding sequence ATGAATAAAGATCAGATCCAGGAAGTGGCGATGGTTGAGCTTGCAGCAACGCTTCTTGAAGAAACACAACAGGCTTTTGAGTACCACGACCTGTTAAAGAAAGTCGGCGACATCAAAGGATATTCTGAGGAAGACCTGATGCAGCGGATTTCGAACCTGTACACGGACATGTCCCTCGACGGACGCTTCGTGAACCTGGGGAATGCCCGCTGGGGACTTCGTTCCTGGTACCCGTTTGATCAGACGGAAGAAGAACTGTCCGCGGAAGCCAGTAAAGAACGAAAGCGCCGTGCGAAGGAGCGTCAGGAAGAAGAGGATCTCTTCGACGACGAGGCAGAAGATTTCGATGAATTCGAAGACCTTGAAGATGAGCTCGACGACCTGGCCAATGAAGAAGATGCTGGTGACTATGATGAGCTCGATGATACACCGGACAGCAGTTACCCGGCTGACGAACTGAATGATGAGTCGGAATTTGAGGATGAAGAAGAGAAATAA